A stretch of DNA from Bradyrhizobium algeriense:
CATGGCTGGCCGCTGTCGGCAGACGACTGGGACACGCAGATGCTGTTCTTCGTGAACAACGGCTTCCGCGTCATCGCGCATGACCGCCGCGGCCATGGCCGGTCCAGCCAGGTGGCCGACGGCCACGACATGGATCATTATGCCGACGACCTCGCGGCGCTGACGGCGCATCTCGACCTGAAGAGCGCCGTCCACGTCGGCCATTCCACCGGCGGCGGCGAGGTGGTGCATTATATCGCCCGCCACGGCGAGAGCCGGGTCGCGAAGGCGGCGATCCTCAGCGCTGTGCCGCCACTGATGGTGCAGACCCCGGCCAATCCCGGCGGCTTGCCCAAATCGGTGTTCGACGACCTGCAGGCGCAGCTTGCCGCCAACCGCTCGGAATTCTATCGCGCGCTGCCGTCGGGTCCGTTCTATGGCTACAACCGGCCGGGCGCCAAATCCTCGGAAGCGATCATTCAGAACTGGTGGCGCC
This window harbors:
- a CDS encoding alpha/beta hydrolase — protein: MPTITTKDGVDIFYKDWGKGQPIVFSHGWPLSADDWDTQMLFFVNNGFRVIAHDRRGHGRSSQVADGHDMDHYADDLAALTAHLDLKSAVHVGHSTGGGEVVHYIARHGESRVAKAAILSAVPPLMVQTPANPGGLPKSVFDDLQAQLAANRSEFYRALPSGPFYGYNRPGAKSSEAIIQNWWRQGMMGGAKAHYDGIVAFSQTDFTEDLKKITVPVLVMHGDDDQIVPYEDSAPLSAKLLKNGTLKTYKGFPHGMPTTEAATINADLLAFIKG